The sequence below is a genomic window from Lolium perenne isolate Kyuss_39 chromosome 4, Kyuss_2.0, whole genome shotgun sequence.
CCGACGAGCGTCTGCAGGTGCCTCAGGCGTACGCCTGGACAACTGGTCAGCCGTAGCCCGTCGGCGAGCACGTGGCGCAGCCCCTGGATCTCCCAGAACTCGTCGGTGACATGTTGCACCCCTGTCCTCCGCACGTCCAGAGTCTGGAGGTTGTCGAGCTTGGAGATGGACGAGGGGAGCGCCTCCAGCTTGCAGTTTCTGATGCCAAGGTACCTCAGATGGATCATGTCTCCCATCTCGTTAGGCACCCTTGCAAGCAACATGCCGTAGAGGTCGATGACACGGAGGAACCGGGAGCCCCGGATGAAGCTGAGGCCATGCAGTCTGGTCGCTGGGCTCTCAGAACTGCTGCTCCCACAAGCTCGTAGAAACCACTCTGCCCAGCCGTGTTGGtgctcgccgccgctgccgccttgCTGCTGGTCCTCCTCGAAGAAATCGCAGAAGAGGGACCGAAGTTTCGGGAAGTGATCGGGAATGTCGACGTAGGAGTCGACGTAGTTGTGGAGGGCGAGGCGGCGCGCGGAATGTGGGTTCAGGATGTGGGCGTGGTGGTGCATCTCGAACAGGCCCGACTCCTGGGCTTCAGATTCTGCAAAGGCATGGAGCAGGCTGTGGACAGCTACAAACTTGATGCCGCCTCCCCTGCCATCCTTCAGCGCCTGTACCAAACCTCTCGAGATCAGTTCCTTGAGGTAGCCCAGCCCGACTTCCTCCAAGGTTTTGCCCTTCTTCGGCGCGATGAATCCCTCGGCAACCCACAGGCGCACCAGACGGTCTGGATCTAGGAGTATGTTATCTGATGCCATTGCAAAGTACAGGAAGCATGACTTGAGGTGGTGCGGCAGGTCTTCGAAGGCCAGTGCCCAGAGGCATCTCACTGGCTGGCCCTTGGGCGTCTGCAGCTGCTGAAACACTTCTTCCCATTCACCATAAGACAACTTGGTCCGTAGTAGGCCGCAGAGCACAACAAGGGCTAATGGAAGGCCTGCCGATATCTCTAGAGCTCTCTTGCTGTACTTACTTCTCCAGGGGGCACGAACACCAGCTAATCCAGCACCAAAGCCTCGTCGACACAGCAACTTCTCAATGTTTGCGCTGGTGCTGCCAAGAAGAGGTTGCAGAACAATGGGTGCGATCTGCTTGATGCTGGGTCTAATCTCCTTTACGTTCAGCTGCGTGGTCAGAAGGATCCGGCTCTTGGGGTTGCCATCTGGCAGCAACCGAACCAAAGAGTTCCAGTCACTCATGTCCACCAAGCCATCCAGCACCACTAAGTACTCATGTTTCTTCAGAAGCTGTTCAAGTTTGGTCTGAACATCCCCATGCACGTCCTCTGCAGGGACCTGCCTGCTCACCTGGCTGTACATCATCTCCAGGTACTTCTCGAACCGGATGCGAGCCGGAAGGCTTATCCAGGCCTGCACCTTGAAGTGTTCCCTGACACCACGGTCATTGTGCAGCTTCCTAGCCAATGTTGTCTTCCCGATGCCACTTGGTCCAACGATGGAGATCACTGCTCGACGCACTATCTTACTGTCCTTGTCAAGGACGTACCCTTTGAGGGTTGCAAATTCTTTCTCCCTCAACTCAACCGCGTTGTCAGcttcaatatccctgcatttaccCAAACAATCCATGTTAGTCCCTCCATCTACAAATAAGTGATTCAGATTTTTCGAGATACGCATGTACCTATGCTTATCTAGACAAATCCGagtcacttatttgtggacggaggaaaTATATCTTATATGCATGATTGTTTGTACTAGCCGAATTTACTGTTTGTACAAAAAAGGCTAAAGCGTACACTTATTTGCATACAAAGGGAGTACGTATGCTGGTTCTTAAGGACGTTATTGGTCTCCAATTTTCTCTTCCGTTTATTTTTCTTGCGTTCACAATTAAGTACTATCTCTGCTTCAATgaataaggcgcacacgtattTCAAGATAAACTTTGACCAAAAACATTgaacaacaaaatcttgattatattatactgtatgtaattagtattgttggattcgcattgaaaaacactttctaatgatgctaattttataCCAACATTCTTTATATATCCGGAGTAATTCATGGTCAAACAAAAAACATAGAAAACGAGAACGCCTTATTCATTGGAATACTCCCTCCAGAGTCCATTCCATTTTAATCTACATCTCAGTTTTttttagactagtcatagtgcatagtatcatatactagtatcatgcatatgatagttgtctatgatactatctctatagtgggtggtattatagagtagtatcataaacctccaaatttattgttttgtagaatctcaatgtaaaTCTACATACAAGAtttattttccatttttttttctCGTAACATGCGATATGATAGagtatccacctatgttactctaatcctatctctcctccttaattagaTGCCACGTCATCATTTTTGTGGGCCtaaaatgcatgata
It includes:
- the LOC127323717 gene encoding putative disease resistance RPP13-like protein 3; translated protein: MAGAGVTGVLSKLEEVASAEATALLKVDDQVRELRRRLVYLQAFVRGADQQRRGRASELLLLWARETREVAFEVEDAVDEFHLKVEAFHLKLKWGQSWYHWALKLLNGLVMQIMTRHQLSREITKINGRIKEISEIKETYKIESSSSEIWSASSMDAADVDWDIEADNAVELREKEFATLKGYVLDKDSKIVRRAVISIVGPSGIGKTTLARKLHNDRGVREHFKVQAWISLPARIRFEKYLEMMYSQVSRQVPAEDVHGDVQTKLEQLLKKHEYLVVLDGLVDMSDWNSLVRLLPDGNPKSRILLTTQLNVKEIRPSIKQIAPIVLQPLLGSTSANIEKLLCRRGFGAGLAGVRAPWRSKYSKRALEISAGLPLALVVLCGLLRTKLSYGEWEEVFQQLQTPKGQPVRCLWALAFEDLPHHLKSCFLYFAMASDNILLDPDRLVRLWVAEGFIAPKKGKTLEEVGLGYLKELISRGLVQALKDGRGGGIKFVAVHSLLHAFAESEAQESGLFEMHHHAHILNPHSARRLALHNYVDSYVDIPDHFPKLRSLFCDFFEEDQQQGGSGGEHQHGWAEWFLRACGSSSSESPATRLHGLSFIRGSRFLRVIDLYGMLLARVPNEMGDMIHLRYLGIRNCKLEALPSSISKLDNLQTLDVRRTGVQHVTDEFWEIQGLRHVLADGLRLTSCPGVRLRHLQTLVGAVPTGHTWGARSCPLDSMVYLRSLAMSLVCERHVPALSQALQKMELLVSLSLSGDLLPSGVFTSRCSRRLEVMVLDGRLEANLGDDPFFLPSLGMLSLRRLAVKQDFIDKVATLPNLTEMELLDDSYSGVHLVFPAEGFQSLTRLKLLNLAQLELALVPNSTVLTRCGCPVLKVEHPQQVAAHDPADKQMLVRRELYTSYKNEMFSGHQEPEFEDELQYIHQEIEEVAVGDATEDQMLVRHGMHVRRGTEGLDDMEHLHGFAAGDPAEDEMLVRRGMEGLEDMEQFHGFAAGDPAEEEMIVRCGMESFEDMEHLHGFTAGDPADDEMLVRWGREGLERTRKTKHLQQIDLHDPAED